The following proteins are co-located in the Magnetospirillum sp. WYHS-4 genome:
- the bamE gene encoding outer membrane protein assembly factor BamE has translation MRTCHTSITLRALALAAVVLSIGCSPRIDSRGNLPDPERLAEIKAGQITKDEVLENLGSPSSIGAFDEETWYYVSERTETNVFFAPEVKDRKVLVLKFDKKGTLADIRQLGYEDGYAVRPIQRETPTGGNEVGMFEQLFGNIGRFNKDSRKGGGGGGGE, from the coding sequence ATGCGGACTTGTCATACGAGCATCACCCTGCGGGCGCTGGCCCTGGCCGCCGTGGTTCTGTCCATCGGTTGTTCACCGCGCATCGATTCCCGCGGGAACCTTCCCGATCCGGAACGCTTGGCCGAGATCAAGGCCGGCCAGATCACCAAGGACGAGGTGCTGGAAAACCTGGGATCGCCGTCCAGTATTGGGGCTTTCGACGAGGAAACCTGGTACTACGTCAGCGAGCGGACGGAAACCAACGTCTTCTTTGCCCCCGAGGTCAAGGACCGCAAGGTCCTGGTGCTCAAGTTCGACAAGAAGGGCACCCTGGCCGACATCCGCCAGTTGGGTTACGAGGATGGATACGCAGTCCGCCCCATCCAACGCGAAACCCCGACCGGCGGCAATGAAGTCGGGATGTTCGAACAGCTGTTCGGCAACATCGGCCGCTTCAACAAGGACAGCCGCAAAGGCGGCGGTGGCGGCGGCGGCGAGTAA
- a CDS encoding ubiquinol-cytochrome C chaperone family protein, whose protein sequence is MILHLFRQKNPLAGPASALYAAAVAQARRPEFYGRGGVPDSLDGRFDMVALQVYLLLRRLKRDGESAAPLSQALFDRMFEDMDHNLREIGVGDLVVGKRIKEMAKAFYGRIAAYDRGLAEGGASLGEALRRNLFRGTLPQDVQVAAVARYLATATAALEAQTLADLMAGRAAFPPFEGDIP, encoded by the coding sequence ATGATCCTGCACTTGTTCCGCCAGAAGAACCCTCTCGCCGGGCCGGCTTCCGCCCTCTACGCGGCTGCGGTGGCCCAGGCGCGCCGGCCGGAATTCTATGGGCGGGGCGGGGTTCCGGACAGCCTGGACGGCCGCTTCGACATGGTGGCGTTGCAGGTCTACCTGCTGCTGCGCCGACTGAAGCGGGACGGCGAGTCCGCGGCCCCGCTATCCCAGGCTTTGTTCGATCGCATGTTCGAGGACATGGACCATAACCTGCGCGAGATCGGCGTCGGCGACTTGGTTGTGGGCAAGCGGATCAAGGAGATGGCCAAAGCCTTCTACGGGCGCATCGCCGCCTACGACCGGGGCCTGGCGGAAGGGGGGGCGTCCCTGGGCGAAGCCCTGCGACGCAACCTTTTCCGCGGCACCCTGCCGCAAGACGTCCAGGTGGCGGCCGTGGCGCGTTACCTGGCGACGGCGACGGCGGCCCTGGAGGCGCAGACGCTGGCGGACCTGATGGCTGGCCGCGCCGCCTTTCCACCTTTCGAGGGAGACATCCCATGA